One Halobacterium wangiae genomic window, AACGCCTCGAGTTCGTGCCGGAAGACGTCCGGGCGGTCGAGGCTACGGCGGATGCCGCGGTAGCCGAGCATCGGGTTGTGTTCGTGGGGTTCGTCGTTACCGCCCTCGAGCTGTCGGAACTCGTCGGTCGGCGCGTCGAGGGTACGAACGCGCACGGGCCGCGGGTAGAACTCCTCGGCGACGCGCTGGATGCCGTCGACGAGCTCTTGGATGTACGCCGTCTCCCCGTGGTTCTCGATGTAGCGCGCCGGGGTCTGGTTCGTCGAGAGGATCATGTGCTCCATGCGGAGCAGGCCGACGCCGTCGGCGCCCGTCGCGGCGGCGCGTTCGGCGGCCTCCGGGATGGAGACGTTGACCTTGACCTCGGTCGCGGTCATCGGCTTCACGGGCGTCTTCGGGCGCGCCTCCTCGATGGGGTCGCGCTCGGCGTCCTGCTCGACGCGGCCCTCGGTGACGACGCCGCGGTCGCCGTCGAGGGTGACGATCTGGTCGTCCTCGAGCACCTCGGTGGCGTCCGTCGCACCGACGACCGCGGGACAGCCGAGTTCGCGGGAGACGATGGCAGCGTGGCTCGTCATGCCGCCCTCGTCGGTGACGATGCCGGCCGCGCGCTTCATCGCGGGCACCATGTCCGGGGTGGTCATCTCGGTGACGATGATGTCGCCCTCGCCGACCTTGTCGAGCTGGTCGAGCTTAGTGACGATGCGGACCGCCCCGGACGCGACACCCGGGCTCGCGCCGAGTCCGTTCACGAGCGCTTCGCCGCCGTCGTCGTTGTTCTCCGTCATGGCTTCGTTGGATTCGTCGATGGTGGTGATGGGACGGGACTGCAGCATGTAGATGTCGCCGTCGACCATCGCCCACTCCACGTCCTGGGGTTCGCCGTAGTGGTCCTCGACGCGCTCGCCAATCGCGACGAGCGCCTGGATCTCGTCGTCGGAGAGCACGCGCGCCTCGCGCTTCTCGTCGGGCACCTCGCGCTCGACGGTCTCGCCGGTCTCGGCGTCCTTGACGTGCATCAGCTTCTTGTCGGCGACGGTGACCTCCTCGACCTCGCCGCTGTCGCGGTCCACGTGGTAGTTGTCCGGGGAGACAGAGCCCGAGACGACGGCCTCGCCGAGCCCCCAGGCGGCTTCGATGATGGCCTCGTGGGCGCCCGTCGAGGGGTGACTCGTGAACATCACGCCGGACTTCTCGGCGTCGACCATGCGCTGGACGACGACGGCGATGTCCACGATGTCGTGTTCGAAGCCCTGTTCTTCGCGGTAGTAGATGGCGCGCTGGGTGAACAGCGACGCCCAGCAGCGCTTCACGCGGTCGAGGAGGTCCTCGCGGGTGACGTTGAGGAACGTCTCCTGCTGGCCCGCGAAGCTCGCGTCCGGGAGGTCCTCGGCGGTCGCCGACGACCGGACGGCGACGAACGCCTGCCCGTCGTCGAGGTCGTCGTACGACGAGAGGATGTTCTCGCGGAGCGCCTCGGGGAGCTCCGTGTTCATGATGATCTCCTCGGCCGCCGCCTCCGCGGTGGCGAGCGCTTCGGAGTCGTCCGGGTCGACGTCGACTGCCTCGAACAGTTCGTCGTCGATGCCGGCTTCCTCGATGAACCTGCGGTACGTTCCGGCGGTCACGACGAACCCCGGAGGCACGGGTAGCCCGGCGTCCGTGAGCTCGCCGAGCGACGCGCCCTTCCCGCCGACACTGTCGATGTCGTCGGCCCGTATATCCTCCAGCCAGCGTACAGCCATGTGGCACGTAATTAGACCGGAAAGACGCATAAGTAGATTGCGAACAGCGCAGGCCTGTACGAACGTATCGGCGAGTCGACCGATTCCGGCTGGCGGTGGATTTTAACCCTCGTGCTGCCTTCGACGCCACATGGACACCAAACGGTCAGCAGTACACGCGGGCAAGTACTTCCTCGTCACGTCGCTGTTCGCCGCCGTCGCCCTCGCGTTCGTCGCCGCCGGCGCCTACGTGAGCCAGGGGGCTCTCGAAGCCGGGACGATCAGCGAACTCGTCTCGGAGGGAGCACCGGGCATCGCTCTCGCCGTCGTCGGCATCCTCGTCTACCGCTTCGGCAAGGCGTGGGCGCTGTACAAGACGCTCACGGCCGCCCACGAGGAGGCGCTGGCGGACACGTTCGACACCCAGCACGTCAAGAGCGACATCGTCAGCGTGCTCGACGAACGCCTCGCGGACATGCAGACGGACCTCCAGTCGGTGAACCGCGAGATCCGGAAGCTCAAGGACGACGACCAGTTCGACTTCGGCGAGCCGAAGAGCTAGGCTTCCAGAATCTCGTCGGCCTCCGTGGCCGGCACCCGCAGCGTCCCGTCGAGGGTCTCGAGGGCCGTCCCGCCGACCTGCGGCGCGCCCCCGTCCGCCGCACGTACCCGGACCGTGCCCGGTCGGTCGACGAAGTGTCCCTGTTCGAACGTCATCTCCGCCGTCATGTCCCCGCCGAACGCCTCGTAGTGGTGTAGATACGCGCCAGCGGCACCGCTCGCGGTGCCGGTGACCGGGTCCTCCTCGACGCCGAGCCCGGGCACCCACGCCCGCCCGTGGAGCGTCGAGTCGCCGTCGAGCGCGTCGAACGTGAACGCGTAGACGCCAGCCGCGTCAACGTCGTCGGCGAGCGCCGCGACCGCGTCGAAGTCCGGGTCGGCGCTCCCGAGGTCCGAGAGGTACGTGATGGGGACGACGAGGAACGGGAGGCCGGTGTCCGCGACGGCCAGCGGCAGGTCGTCGCTGGCGCCACGCAGCGCCTCCACGTCCAGCCCCGTGGCATCCGCGACGCGCTCGTAGCTCAGGTCGACGTCCCGAACCTCGGGCGGGTTCTGCGTCATCCACACCGTGCCGTCCGCGGCGACCTCGACGTCGAGGACGCCGACGTTCGTCTCCAGGCTGTACTCGCCCGCGTCGACGACGCCGTCGGCGAACAGGTGGGCGTGGCTCGCGACGGTCGCGTGCCCGCAGAGGTCCACCTCGGCCGTCGGCGAGAAGTAGCGGATGCGGCGGTCGGCGTCCCCGCTCGGCCGGAGGAACGCCGTCTCGCTCGCGCCGAGTTCCGCCGCGATGGCCTGCATCTGGTCGTCGGTCAGGTCCCCGGCGTCGGGCACCACGCCCGCCGCGTTCCCCGCGCAGGGCTCGTCGGTGAACGCGTCCACCAGCAGCGCCCGCGTCTCTGTCATGGCCCGGGGTTCGCGCTCCTCCGTGTTGCGTGTTTTCCTCCCGGCACCCGCGCGGGTGTCACCGCTCGTCGGTCGGCCGTCGGACCGTCAACACCGGCACCGGCGACGTGCGCACGAGCTGTTCGGTGACGCTCCCGAGGACGTACCGGTCGAACCCGGTGCGACCGTGCGTACCCGCGACGACCAGGTCGACGTCGTTGTCCTTCACGTAGGACCGGATCTCGCGCTGTATCGACGTGCCGACCTCCACCGACTCGAACACTGTTTCGACGCCCGCGTCCCTCGCGACCGTGGCCGCGTCGGCGACGACGTCGCGCGCGTTCTGTTCGAGCGCGTCCTCGACCATCTCGATGCGGGCGTCCACGCCGAGGCCCGTGATGTCGATGACCGACAGCAGGTGGACCGCGGCGTCGTCCTCGGTGGCGACGCCGGCACCCACTTCCAGGGCGGCCCGCGCGGTGTCGCTGCCGTCGGTCGGCACGAGCACGTTCTCGAAGGGGTAGCGGTGGGCGTCCTCGTTTGGCTTGATGGTGAGCACGGGGACGTCCGACCGCCGGAGGACGCGCTCGGTCGTGCTCCCGAGCAGGAAGCGCTCGAGGCCTCGGCGCCCGCGGGTCGGCATCGCGATCACGTCGACGCCGGTCTCCTCCGCGTAGTCGAGGATGGTCCGGTACGGCTCGCCGCGTCGTACCTCGGTGGTGGTGTCGACGCCGCGTTCGTCCGCGCGCTCGGCGACGTCACGGACGAGCTGTTCGCCGCGCTCTTCGAGCGTCTCGACCAGGCCAGTCTGGCGCTCTACGTTGCTCCGCGTCGTGTCCGCGACGTTGAGGACGTGGACCGTCGCGTCGTGGCCGGCTGCTATCTCGAGCACGTAGTCGAACGCTGCCTCCGCACAGTCGCTCCCGTCGGCCGGGAAGAGAATCTGGTCGAACATACCTGTAGTATTGTGTCCAGTACACAAAACTGTGCCCGTCGTTCCCTGCCTACCGGGACAGTCAGTCAGCGTGTATCGACCGGGACGGTGCGGCGAGCAGGAGCGCCGTCTCGCTCGCGCCGAGTTCTGCCGCGATGGCCTGCATCTGGTCGTCGGTCAGGTCCCTGGCGTCACTCGTCGTCCGTCGGCTCCCGGACGGTCAACACGGGAACCGACGACGTGCGGACCAGAGACTCCGCGACGCTCCCGAGGACGTACCGGTCGAACCCGGTGCGACCGTGCGTCCCGACCACGACGAGGTCGACGTCGTGGGCCCGGACGTAGGACCGGACCACACCGCTGACGGACGACCCGAACTCGACGCTCTCGGACACGGTGTCGACGCCGGCGTCCGTCGCGAACGCCGCCGACTCCGCCACGATGCGGTTCGCGCTCTCCTCGAAGACCTCCATGGCGATCCTGGCGTCCACGCCGAGACTCGTGACGTCGACGACGGACAGGAGGTGGAGCGCCGCGCCGGCTTCGTCGGCGACCCCCACGCCCGCCTCGAGCGCGGCGCGCGCGCAGTCGCTCCCGTCGGTCGCCACCAGCACGTTCTCGAAGGGGTAGTCGAAGTCGGAGGCGCCGTCCGGTTTGAGCGTGAGCACGGGGACGTCAGACCGGCGGACCACGCGCTCGGTCGTGCTCCCGAGCAGGAAGCGGGCGAGGCCACGGCGCCCGCGGGTCGGCATCACGATCACGTCGACGTCCGCGGACGCTGCGTAGTCGCTGACGACGCGGTACGGGTCGCCTCGCAGCACGTCGGTGTGAGTGGCGACACCTCGTTCTCGGGCGCGCTCGGCCGCCTCGTCGACGATCTGCTGGCCCCGTCGTTCGAGGGCACCGACGACGTCCTCCTGCCCGCCGACGGCGCTGCGCGTCGTGTCCGCGACGTGCAGGAGGTGGACCGTCGCGTCGTGGGTGGCGGCAACGTCCAGCACGTAGTCGAAGGCGGCCGTCGCCCCGGCGCTTCCGTCGGTCGGGAACAGTATCTCCTCGAACATGCTAGTGGTGTCGCGTCCCGCACACAAAGCTGTGCGCGCCGCTCCCGGCCCGTGAGGTCCGAGCAGTCCGCGAAGTCGGTCGGGTGGAGGACGTCGGGAGGCGTCTGCGACGCCGGACCGCCTGTAAACGGTTAAG contains:
- the ppsA gene encoding pyruvate, water dikinase, whose amino-acid sequence is MAVRWLEDIRADDIDSVGGKGASLGELTDAGLPVPPGFVVTAGTYRRFIEEAGIDDELFEAVDVDPDDSEALATAEAAAEEIIMNTELPEALRENILSSYDDLDDGQAFVAVRSSATAEDLPDASFAGQQETFLNVTREDLLDRVKRCWASLFTQRAIYYREEQGFEHDIVDIAVVVQRMVDAEKSGVMFTSHPSTGAHEAIIEAAWGLGEAVVSGSVSPDNYHVDRDSGEVEEVTVADKKLMHVKDAETGETVEREVPDEKREARVLSDDEIQALVAIGERVEDHYGEPQDVEWAMVDGDIYMLQSRPITTIDESNEAMTENNDDGGEALVNGLGASPGVASGAVRIVTKLDQLDKVGEGDIIVTEMTTPDMVPAMKRAAGIVTDEGGMTSHAAIVSRELGCPAVVGATDATEVLEDDQIVTLDGDRGVVTEGRVEQDAERDPIEEARPKTPVKPMTATEVKVNVSIPEAAERAAATGADGVGLLRMEHMILSTNQTPARYIENHGETAYIQELVDGIQRVAEEFYPRPVRVRTLDAPTDEFRQLEGGNDEPHEHNPMLGYRGIRRSLDRPDVFRHELEAFAELFEMGYDNVEIMFPLINDADDVRQARELMVDTGIDTEKRTWGVMIETPAAALSIDELAAEGIDFASFGTNDLTQYTLAVDRNNGNVADRFDELHPSVLKLIGTTIESCREHDVATSICGQAGSKPEMVTFLVDTGISSISANIDAVRDVQHEVKREEQRLILDSVRD
- a CDS encoding PhzF family phenazine biosynthesis protein, with product MTETRALLVDAFTDEPCAGNAAGVVPDAGDLTDDQMQAIAAELGASETAFLRPSGDADRRIRYFSPTAEVDLCGHATVASHAHLFADGVVDAGEYSLETNVGVLDVEVAADGTVWMTQNPPEVRDVDLSYERVADATGLDVEALRGASDDLPLAVADTGLPFLVVPITYLSDLGSADPDFDAVAALADDVDAAGVYAFTFDALDGDSTLHGRAWVPGLGVEEDPVTGTASGAAGAYLHHYEAFGGDMTAEMTFEQGHFVDRPGTVRVRAADGGAPQVGGTALETLDGTLRVPATEADEILEA
- a CDS encoding universal stress protein, with amino-acid sequence MFDQILFPADGSDCAEAAFDYVLEIAAGHDATVHVLNVADTTRSNVERQTGLVETLEERGEQLVRDVAERADERGVDTTTEVRRGEPYRTILDYAEETGVDVIAMPTRGRRGLERFLLGSTTERVLRRSDVPVLTIKPNEDAHRYPFENVLVPTDGSDTARAALEVGAGVATEDDAAVHLLSVIDITGLGVDARIEMVEDALEQNARDVVADAATVARDAGVETVFESVEVGTSIQREIRSYVKDNDVDLVVAGTHGRTGFDRYVLGSVTEQLVRTSPVPVLTVRRPTDER
- a CDS encoding universal stress protein; translation: MFEEILFPTDGSAGATAAFDYVLDVAATHDATVHLLHVADTTRSAVGGQEDVVGALERRGQQIVDEAAERARERGVATHTDVLRGDPYRVVSDYAASADVDVIVMPTRGRRGLARFLLGSTTERVVRRSDVPVLTLKPDGASDFDYPFENVLVATDGSDCARAALEAGVGVADEAGAALHLLSVVDVTSLGVDARIAMEVFEESANRIVAESAAFATDAGVDTVSESVEFGSSVSGVVRSYVRAHDVDLVVVGTHGRTGFDRYVLGSVAESLVRTSSVPVLTVREPTDDE